Within the Agromyces atrinae genome, the region CGGGGCCGCCGAAGCGCTCGACGAGTCCGGCGAGCACGCGCTCGGCATCGGGGTGCGCGCTGTATTCGATCGCGTCGACGACTCCGTCGACCGCGGGGTCATGATCGCGCACCTGACCGACGAACGACACGACGGCGCCGCAGTGCGGGTCGTCGACGGCACGCAGGTGCTCGTCGAGACTCAGGGGCGCATCGGTCACGCGTGCGATCGTCATCCGTGGTCTCCCCCGGCGAGCTGGCTCGCGATGTGGCCGAGAAGCGGCGTGAGCACCTCGAGCGATTCGGTCACGGCTCGCGGCGAGCCGGGCAGGTTCGCGACGAACGCGCGGTGCGAGCCGGTCGTCACGACACCCGCGACGGCTCGTGAGAGGGCAGCGGTCGGGGTCGCCTGCAGTCCGCGGGCGCGAAGCGCCTCGGCCACTCCGGGCACCTCGGCCGTGATCACGGCGCGCGTACCCTCGGGGGTCTCGTCGCGCGGGCCGAGTCCGGTGCCGCCGAGGGTCAGGATGACGCGAGCCCCGCCGTCGACCGCGTCGCGCAGCGCATCGGCGACCGCGGCCCTGCCGTCGGGGATGACGCGTAGGGCGACATCCGTGAAGCCGGACGTCGCGAGGGTGTCGATCGCAGCCGGACCGGACTCATCGACGTAGGTGCCGTTCGACGCGCGATCGGAGACGGTGATCACGACGATCACGATCTCTTCGGGGCGCATGCGCGGGGCCATGTGTCGAGCGTACCCGCGTTACCCGAGAGCGAGCCCGGTCGACGCCGTCGATAATCCGGATGTCAGGTGGTCTGGTGCCGGTGCGTCTCGTCGAAGAGCTTGTTCGCGAACGGCGCCCAGAGCACGAGGGCGACGCCCGCTCCGACGAGCACTCCGCCGAGCGTATCGGTGAGCCAGTGGGCCCCGAGGTACGTGCGGCTGACGAGCATGA harbors:
- a CDS encoding molybdenum cofactor biosynthesis protein MoaE, which gives rise to MTIARVTDAPLSLDEHLRAVDDPHCGAVVSFVGQVRDHDPAVDGVVDAIEYSAHPDAERVLAGLVERFGGPDVKIAISHRVGRLGVGDYALVACVASAHRAEAFETSRALIEAVKTDLPVWKKQHDVAGGAHWVGL
- a CDS encoding MogA/MoaB family molybdenum cofactor biosynthesis protein: MAPRMRPEEIVIVVITVSDRASNGTYVDESGPAAIDTLATSGFTDVALRVIPDGRAAVADALRDAVDGGARVILTLGGTGLGPRDETPEGTRAVITAEVPGVAEALRARGLQATPTAALSRAVAGVVTTGSHRAFVANLPGSPRAVTESLEVLTPLLGHIASQLAGGDHG